From the genome of Vulpes lagopus strain Blue_001 chromosome 2, ASM1834538v1, whole genome shotgun sequence, one region includes:
- the RUVBL2 gene encoding ruvB-like 2: MATVTATTKVPEIRDVTRIERIGAHSHIRGLGLDDALEPRQASQGMVGQLAARRAAGVVLEMIREGKIAGRAVLIAGQPGTGKTAIAMGMAQALGPDTPFTAIAGSEIFSLEMSKTEALTQAFRRSIGVRIKEETEIIEGEVVEIQIDRPATGTGSKVGKLTLKTTEMETIYDLGTKMIESLTKDKVQAGDVITIDKATGKISKLGRSFTRARDYDAMGSQTKFVQCPDGELQKRKEVVHTVSLHEIDVINSRTQGFLALFSGDTGEIKSEVREQINAKVAEWREEGKAEIIPGVLFIDEVHMLDIESFSFLNRALESDMAPVLIMATNRGITRIRGTSYQSPHGIPIDLLDRLLIVSTSPYSEKDTKQILRIRCEEEDVEMSEDAYTVLTRIGLETSLRYAIQLITAASLVCRKRKGTEVQVDDIKRVYSLFLDESRSTQYMKEYQDAFLFNELKGETMDTS, encoded by the exons ACAGCCACAACCAAGGTCCCAGAGATCCGAGATGTGACAAGAATTGAGCGTATTG GTGCGCACTCCCACATCCGGGGACTGGGACTGGATGATGCCTTGGAGCCACGGCAG GCTTCCCAGGGCATGGTGGGGCAGCTGGCAGCCCGGCGGGCAGCTGGTGTTGTGCTGGAGATGATCCGGGAAGGGAAGATCGCCGGGCGGGCCGTGCTCATCGCTGGCCAGCCGGGCACTGGGAAGACGGCTATTGCCATGG GCATGGCACAGGCCCTGGGCCCTGACACCCCGTTCACAGCCATCGCAGGCAGTGAGATCTTCTCGCTGGAGATGAGTAAGACAGAGGCACTGACCCAGGCCTTCCGGCGCTCTATTGGCGTTCGAATCAA GGAGGAGACTGAGATCATTGAAGGGGAAGTGGTGGAGATCCAGATTGACCGTCCAGCCACAGGGACG GGCTCTAAGGTCGGCAAGCTGACCCTCAAGACCACAGAGATGGAGACTATATACGACCTGGGCACCAAGATGATTGAGTCCCTGACTAAGGACAAGGTCCAGGCTGG GGATGTGATTACCATTGACAAGGCCACGGGCAAGATCTCCAAGCTGGGCCGCTCCTTCACACGTGCTCGCGACTATGATGCCATGGGCTCCCAG ACCAAGTTTGTGCAGTGTCCAGACGGAGAGCTCCAGAAACGCAAGGAGGTCGTACACACTGTGTCCCTGCATGAGATTGATGTCATCAACTCCCGCACCCAGGGCTTCCTGGCTCTCTTCTCAG GTGACACAGGGGAGATCAAGTCAGAAGTCCGAGAGCAGATCAATGCCAAGGTGGCCGAGTGGCGTGAGGAGGGCAAGGCTGAGATCATCCCTGGC GTGCTGTTTATCGACGAGGTCCACATGCTGGACATTGAGAGCTTCTCCTTCCTCAATCGGGCCCTGGAGAGTGACATGGCGCCTGTCCTCATCATGGCCACCAACCGAGGCATCACCCG gatCCGGGGTACCAGCTACCAGAGCCCCCATGGCATCCCCATCGACCTACTAGACCGACTGCTCATCGTCTCCACCTCTCCCTACAGTGAGAAGGACACAAAGCAGATCCTCCGCATCCG GTGTGAAGAGGAAGACGTAGAAATGAGTGAGGACGCCTACACGGTGCTGACGCGCATCGGCCTGGAGACCTCATTACGCTACGCCATCCAGCTTATCACAGCTGCCAGCCTGGTGTGCCGGAAACGCAAG GGCACGGAAGTACAGGTAGATGACATCAAACGGGTCTACTCACTCTTTCTGGACGAGTCACGCTCCACGCAGTACATGAAGGAGTACCAGGATGCCTTTCTCTTCAACGAGCTCA AAGGTGAAACCATGGACACCTCCTGA
- the LHB gene encoding lutropin subunit beta → MGRAEAVPPWARCLAGPETLALSQGLLLWLLLSVGGVWASRGPLRPLCRPINATLAAENEACPVCITFTTTICAGYCPSMVRVLPAALPPVPQPVCTYHELHFASIRLPGCPPGVDPMVSFPVALSCRCGPCRLSNSDCGGPRAQSLACDRPLLPGLLFL, encoded by the exons ATGTCTGGCTGGCCCTGAGACACTGGCCTTGTCCCAGGGGTtgctgctgtggctgctgctgagTGTGGGTGGGGTGTGGGCATCCAGGGGGCCATTGCGGCCGCTGTGCCGGCCCATCAACGCCACCCTGGCTGCTGAGAACGAAGCCTGCCCGGTCTGTAtcaccttcaccaccaccatctgtGCCGGCTACTGCCCCAGCATG GTACGAGTGCTGCCAGCCGCCCTGCCACCTGTGCCCCAGCCAGTGTGCACCTACCATGAGCTGCACTTTGCTTCCATCCGGCTCCCCGGATGCCCGCCTGGCGTGGACCCCATGGTCTCCTTCCCCGTGGCCCTCAGCTGTCGCTGTGGGCCCTGCCGTCTCAGCAACTCCGACTGTGGGGGTCCCAGAGCTCAATCCTTGGCCTGTGACCGCCCCCTGCTCCCGGGCCTCCTGTTCCTCTAA